Proteins encoded in a region of the Nicotiana tomentosiformis chromosome 9, ASM39032v3, whole genome shotgun sequence genome:
- the LOC138899328 gene encoding uncharacterized protein — protein MKLVGFAKRQLQVIREPGWNSLVEDVSLFCVKHDIVIPEIDMNYSRGKSRFSEVNTDLLLGMASLSPDNSFANYDKDMIMKLATHYPNEFTNSMLEDLGFELDIYIDYVREAGNEFFYLKSPGDLSETLVKTNLRMTWRLV, from the exons ATGAAGCTTGTTGGTTTTGCAAAGAGACAATTGCAAGTTATCAGAGAACCTGGATGGAATTCTTTGGTAGAAGACGTCTCTTTATTTTGTGTCAAGCATGATATTGTAATCCCCGAAATAGATATGAATTATTCTCGTGGAAAGTC TCGTTTTAGTGAAGTGAATACTGATCTACTTCTTGGTATGGCTAGTTTGAGTCCAGATAATTCTTTTGCAAATTATGATAAAGACATGATTATGAAACTTGCAACACACTATCCGAATGAGTTCACTAATTCTATGCTTGAGGATCTTGGTTTTGAGCTTGACATCTATATTGACTATGTGCGAGAGGCGGGCAATGAATTCTTTTACTTGAAAAGCCCCGGAGATCTTTCAGAGACATTGGTTAAAACAAATTTGCGCATGACTTGGAGACTTGTTTAA